In the Bos indicus x Bos taurus breed Angus x Brahman F1 hybrid chromosome 20, Bos_hybrid_MaternalHap_v2.0, whole genome shotgun sequence genome, one interval contains:
- the PRKAA1 gene encoding 5'-AMP-activated protein kinase catalytic subunit alpha-1 isoform X3, which translates to MVVHRDLKPENVLLDAHMNAKIADFGLSNMMSDGEFLRTSCGSPNYAAPEVISGRLYAGPEVDIWSSGVILYALLCGTLPFDDDHVPTLFKKICDGIFYTPQYLNPSVISLLKHMLQVDPMKRATIKDIREHEWFKQDLPKYLFPEDPSYSSTMIDDEALKEVCEKFECSEEEVLSCLYNRNHQDPLAVAYHLIIDNRRIMNEAKDFYLATSPPDSFLDDHHLTRPHPERVPFLVAETPRARHTLDELNPQKSKHQGVRKAKWHLGIRSQSRPNDIMAEVCRAIKQLDYEWKVVNPYYLRVRRKNPVTSTYSKMSLQLYQVDSRTYLLDFRSIDDEITEAKSGTATPQRSGSVSNYRACQRNDSDAEAQGKSSEASLTSSVTSLDSSPVELTPRPGSHTIEFFEMCANLIKILAQ; encoded by the exons ATGGTGGTCCACAGAGATTTGAAACCTGAAAACGTCCTGCTTGATGCACACATGAATGCAAAGATAGCTGATTTTG GTCTTTCAAACATGATGTCAGATGGTGAATTTTTAAGAACAAGTTGTGGCTCACCCAACTATGCTGCACCAGAAGTAATTTCAGGAAG ATTGTATGCTGGTCCAGAGGTAGATATATGGAGCAGTGGGGTTATTCTGTATGCTTTATTATGTGGAACCCTTCCGTTTGATGATGATCACGTGCCAACTCTTTTTAAGAAGATATGTGATGGGATCTTTTATACCCCTCAATATTTAAATCCTTCTGTGATTAGCCTTTTGAAACATATGCTGCAGGTGGATCCCATGAAGAGAGCCACAATCAAAGATATCAG GGAACATGAATGGTTTAAACAGGACCTTCCAAAATATCTCTTTCCTGAGGATCCATCATATAGCTCAACCATGATTGATGATGAAGCCTTAAAAGAAGTATGTGAAAAATTTGAATGCTCAGAGGAGGAGGTTCTCAGCTGCCTTTATAACAGAAATCACCAGGACCCTTTGGCAGTTGCCTACCACCTCATAATAGATAACAGGAGGATAATGAACGAGGCCAAAGATTTTTACTTGGCAACGAGCCCACCAGATTCGTTTCTCGACGATCACCACTTGACTCGGCCCCATCCTGAAAGAGTACCATTCTTGGTTGCTGAAACTCCCAGGGCGCGCCATACCCTTGATGAATTAAATCCACAGAAATCCAAACACCAAGGTGTAAGGAAAGCAAAATGGCATTTGGGAATTAGAAGTCAAAGTCGGCCAAATGATATCATGGCAGAAGTTTGTAGAGCAATTAAACAGCTGGATTATGAATGGAAG GTTGTAAACCCGTATTATTTGCGTGTTCGGAGGAAGAATCCTGTGACAAGTACATACTCCAAAATGAGTCTGCAGTTATACCAAGTGGATAGTAGAACGTATTTACTGGATTTCCGAAGTATTGATG atGAAATTACTGAAGCCAAATCAGGGACTGCTACGCCACAGAGATCGGGCTCAGTTAGCAACTATCGAGCTTGCCAAAGGAATGATTCAGATGCTGAGGCTCAAGGAAAATCCTCAGAAGCTTCTCTTACCTCATCTGTAACCTCACTTGACTCTTCTCCTGTTGAATTAACTCCAAGACCTGGAAGTCACACAATAGAATTTTTTGAGATGTGCGCGAATCTAATTAAAATTCTTGCACAGTAA
- the PRKAA1 gene encoding 5'-AMP-activated protein kinase catalytic subunit alpha-1 isoform X2, which yields MVMEYVSGGELFDYICKNGRLDEKESRRLFQQILSGVDYCHRHMVVHRDLKPENVLLDAHMNAKIADFGLSNMMSDGEFLRTSCGSPNYAAPEVISGRLYAGPEVDIWSSGVILYALLCGTLPFDDDHVPTLFKKICDGIFYTPQYLNPSVISLLKHMLQVDPMKRATIKDIREHEWFKQDLPKYLFPEDPSYSSTMIDDEALKEVCEKFECSEEEVLSCLYNRNHQDPLAVAYHLIIDNRRIMNEAKDFYLATSPPDSFLDDHHLTRPHPERVPFLVAETPRARHTLDELNPQKSKHQGVRKAKWHLGIRSQSRPNDIMAEVCRAIKQLDYEWKVVNPYYLRVRRKNPVTSTYSKMSLQLYQVDSRTYLLDFRSIDDEITEAKSGTATPQRSGSVSNYRACQRNDSDAEAQGKSSEASLTSSVTSLDSSPVELTPRPGSHTIEFFEMCANLIKILAQ from the exons CTGGATGAAAAAGAAAGTCGACGACTGTTCCAACAAATCCTTTCTGGTGTGGATTACTGTCACAGGCATATGGTGGTCCACAGAGATTTGAAACCTGAAAACGTCCTGCTTGATGCACACATGAATGCAAAGATAGCTGATTTTG GTCTTTCAAACATGATGTCAGATGGTGAATTTTTAAGAACAAGTTGTGGCTCACCCAACTATGCTGCACCAGAAGTAATTTCAGGAAG ATTGTATGCTGGTCCAGAGGTAGATATATGGAGCAGTGGGGTTATTCTGTATGCTTTATTATGTGGAACCCTTCCGTTTGATGATGATCACGTGCCAACTCTTTTTAAGAAGATATGTGATGGGATCTTTTATACCCCTCAATATTTAAATCCTTCTGTGATTAGCCTTTTGAAACATATGCTGCAGGTGGATCCCATGAAGAGAGCCACAATCAAAGATATCAG GGAACATGAATGGTTTAAACAGGACCTTCCAAAATATCTCTTTCCTGAGGATCCATCATATAGCTCAACCATGATTGATGATGAAGCCTTAAAAGAAGTATGTGAAAAATTTGAATGCTCAGAGGAGGAGGTTCTCAGCTGCCTTTATAACAGAAATCACCAGGACCCTTTGGCAGTTGCCTACCACCTCATAATAGATAACAGGAGGATAATGAACGAGGCCAAAGATTTTTACTTGGCAACGAGCCCACCAGATTCGTTTCTCGACGATCACCACTTGACTCGGCCCCATCCTGAAAGAGTACCATTCTTGGTTGCTGAAACTCCCAGGGCGCGCCATACCCTTGATGAATTAAATCCACAGAAATCCAAACACCAAGGTGTAAGGAAAGCAAAATGGCATTTGGGAATTAGAAGTCAAAGTCGGCCAAATGATATCATGGCAGAAGTTTGTAGAGCAATTAAACAGCTGGATTATGAATGGAAG GTTGTAAACCCGTATTATTTGCGTGTTCGGAGGAAGAATCCTGTGACAAGTACATACTCCAAAATGAGTCTGCAGTTATACCAAGTGGATAGTAGAACGTATTTACTGGATTTCCGAAGTATTGATG atGAAATTACTGAAGCCAAATCAGGGACTGCTACGCCACAGAGATCGGGCTCAGTTAGCAACTATCGAGCTTGCCAAAGGAATGATTCAGATGCTGAGGCTCAAGGAAAATCCTCAGAAGCTTCTCTTACCTCATCTGTAACCTCACTTGACTCTTCTCCTGTTGAATTAACTCCAAGACCTGGAAGTCACACAATAGAATTTTTTGAGATGTGCGCGAATCTAATTAAAATTCTTGCACAGTAA